A window from Dehalococcoidia bacterium encodes these proteins:
- a CDS encoding NAD-dependent epimerase/dehydratase family protein, with amino-acid sequence MTGVRALVTGGAGLVGSYITDQLLAAGASRVVVVDDFVRGRWENLDAAIAGGRVTVLQGDICDRELIFEATREVDLIFHQAALRITHCAEEPVRAIQVMVHGLQNVLDAARESRVQKILAASSASVYGEASYLPMDEIHPFNNRTLYGAAKIANEQLLRAYYEMYALDYVALRPFNVYGPRMDIYGVYTEVMIRWLERLSRGERPVIFGDGTQTMDFVHVEDVARAYLLAAVSPASDVVLNVGSGTETSLRALCGLLCEAMERPEIEPEFQAPRKVNPVSRRQASVSLAHERIGFETSIGLREGLRSLVHWFEGIAPGALAAVP; translated from the coding sequence CTGACTGGCGTGCGGGCTCTGGTTACCGGTGGCGCCGGGCTGGTGGGTTCTTACATCACCGATCAGTTGTTGGCGGCCGGCGCTTCGCGGGTTGTCGTCGTGGATGACTTCGTCCGCGGTCGCTGGGAGAACCTTGACGCGGCGATCGCCGGCGGGCGCGTCACCGTGCTGCAGGGCGACATTTGCGACCGCGAGCTGATCTTCGAGGCAACCCGCGAGGTTGACCTCATCTTCCACCAGGCGGCGCTGCGCATTACGCACTGCGCCGAGGAACCGGTGCGGGCGATCCAGGTGATGGTTCACGGGCTGCAGAACGTGCTCGACGCGGCACGAGAGTCGCGGGTGCAGAAGATCCTTGCGGCTTCAAGCGCCTCCGTCTACGGCGAGGCGAGCTACCTACCCATGGATGAGATCCACCCGTTCAACAACCGCACGCTCTACGGCGCCGCCAAGATCGCCAACGAGCAACTGCTGCGGGCCTATTACGAGATGTATGCGCTCGACTACGTGGCTCTGCGCCCGTTCAACGTGTACGGCCCCCGGATGGACATCTACGGCGTCTACACCGAGGTGATGATCCGCTGGCTCGAACGGCTTTCCCGCGGCGAGCGGCCGGTGATCTTCGGCGATGGCACCCAGACCATGGACTTCGTGCACGTGGAGGACGTGGCGCGCGCGTACCTGCTCGCGGCAGTTTCCCCGGCAAGCGACGTCGTGCTGAATGTTGGCTCCGGCACGGAGACCAGTCTCCGCGCCCTGTGTGGCTTGCTCTGCGAGGCGATGGAACGGCCGGAGATAGAGCCGGAGTTCCAGGCGCCGCGGAAGGTGAACCCGGTCAGCCGCAGACAGGCGTCGGTCTCGCTGGCGCACGAGCGCATCGGCTTCGAGACGAGTATCGGCCTGCGTGAGGGACTGCGCTCGCTTGTCCATTGGTTCGAGGGCATTGCGCCCGGCGCCCTGGCGGCCGTGCCATGA